The region CAGGTGATGGTCGCCTCGATGCACGTCGGGAAGTCGTTGCCGCACAGCGCGATCACCGAACGGGCCCGCGCCGTGGTGACTACCGCGGACGCCGTCACCGCACAGCTCGGCGGGGTGAAGCCGATCTGGCGGTGAGGCTACGCGGTGCCGGCCAGGGCGAACGGCAGGACTGCGGTGGCGCCCGCCGCGCGCAAAACCCGGGCGGCCATCGTGATCGTCCATCCGGTGTCGGTCATGTCGTCGACCAGCAACACCGGGCCGGCTCCGGGCCCAAGGGCGGCCGGTGGTGCCCAGGATCCGTTCAACGCGGCCACGCGATACGCCGAGTTCGCCGCGGTCACAGGCCGGCGTTCGGGCGCGTACTGCAGCGTGCCGAGGTCGGTGAGGCGGCCGAGTTCAGCGAGCCGGGTGGCCAGCGAGGAGATCAGCACCGGGTGTGAGTCCGAGTCGAGCGCCATCACCGCGGTCGGCCGCACCTTCCAGTCCCACGCCGCCAGCACCTTCACCGCGGCCGCCGCCACGTCGTCGGGCACCTCGCCGTCGGGCCCGTCGAGCAGTGCGCGCAGCCGAGCACCCCAGCCGAGGTCGGTCAGCCGGCCGATGACCCGACCGGACTCGGGGCCGTCGGCGATCCGGCCGGACAAGTCGAGGCCGAGCTTGCCCAGCCCCGACGGCCACTGCTTGCGCGGTGCCAGCTCGACGCCGGGCCGCATCAGCGCTCGCCTGGTGTCCTCGGCGGCGGCCGCGTCGACGTCGGCGCTGTAGCGTGCGCCGGTGCAGTTGTCGCAGCGGCCGCACCGCTCGTCAGCCGCGAGATCCGGGTCGTCGAGTTGACGTCGCAGGAACGCCATGCGGCAGTCATCCGTCCTCTGGTAGTCGAGCATCGCCTGCTGCTCACGCTTGCGCGCCTCATCGAGACGGCGATACCGCGGTTCGTCGTACTCCCACGCCGCACCGGTGCCGACCCAGCCTCCTTTCACGCGGCGCACCGCGCCGTCGACGTCGAGCACCTTGAGCACCATCTCCAACCGGGACCTGCCGAGGTCCACCAGTGGTTCGAGCGCCGGCGTCGACAGCGGACGCTCCGTCTCGAGTTCACGAATCACCTTGCGCACCAGGGCCTCCGAAGGGAAGGCCACGGAGGCGAAGTAACTCCAGACATCCTGGTCCTCCCGCCCGGGGAGCAGGATCACCTCGGCCTTCTCGGTCGCACGACCGGCGCGGCCGACCTGCTGGTAGTAGGCGATCGGCGAGGACGGCGCACCGAGATGCACGACGAAGCCGAGGTCGGGTTTGTCGAAGCCCATGCCGAGCGCAGACGTCGCGACCAGCGCCTTGACGCGGTTGGCGAGCAGGTCCGCCTCGAGTTGCTCGCGTTCGGCGGTCTCGGTGGAACCGGTGTAGGCGGCGACGGGGAAGCCCTGCTCCCGCAGAAGTGCGGCCACATCGTGCGCCTGAGCTACCGTCAACGTGTAGACGATGCCCGAGCCGGGCAGCGCATCGAGGTGCGCGGCAAGCCAGGCCGCGCGCTGCGCCGGGTTGCCCGCGTGCACCACCGACAGGTGCAGCGACTCGCGGTCGAGCCCGCCGCGCAGGACGAGCGTGTCCTGTCCCCCGACCCCCAACTGCGTGGCGACGTCGTCGACGACGCGGTCGTTGGCGGTGGCCGTGGTGGCCAGCACGGGGACGTCGGCGCCGAGGTCGGCGATCAGCGTGCGGATGCGCCGGTAGTCGGGGCGGAAGTCGTGCCCCCAGTCGGACACGCAGTGCGCCTCGTCGACGACCACCAGCCCGGCGTCACGCGCCAGCGCGGGCAACACCTGGTCGCGGAAGTCGGGGTTGTTCAACCGTTCCGGGCTCACGAGGAGCACGTCGAGCTCGCCACTCCGCACCCGCTGGTGGATCTCGTCCCAGTCGGTGACGTTGCTCGAGTTGATCGTGGCCGCGTGGACGCCCGCGCGATCCGCGGCGGCGACCTGATTGCGCATCAGCGCGAGCAGCGGCGACACGATCACCGTGGCGCCGTGTCCTCCGGCTCTCAGCAGCTTGGCGGCGATGAAGTACACGGCCGACTTGCCCCAGCCGGTGCGCTGCACGACGAGCGCACGCCGGCGATGCACGACCAGCGCTTCGATCGCCGTCCACTGGTCGTCGCGCAGCCGTGCGTCCGGACCGGCCAGCT is a window of Mycolicibacterium chubuense NBB4 DNA encoding:
- a CDS encoding RecQ family ATP-dependent DNA helicase — protein: MATRADAQEILEQLAGPDARLRDDQWTAIEALVVHRRRALVVQRTGWGKSAVYFIAAKLLRAGGHGATVIVSPLLALMRNQVAAADRAGVHAATINSSNVTDWDEIHQRVRSGELDVLLVSPERLNNPDFRDQVLPALARDAGLVVVDEAHCVSDWGHDFRPDYRRIRTLIADLGADVPVLATTATANDRVVDDVATQLGVGGQDTLVLRGGLDRESLHLSVVHAGNPAQRAAWLAAHLDALPGSGIVYTLTVAQAHDVAALLREQGFPVAAYTGSTETAEREQLEADLLANRVKALVATSALGMGFDKPDLGFVVHLGAPSSPIAYYQQVGRAGRATEKAEVILLPGREDQDVWSYFASVAFPSEALVRKVIRELETERPLSTPALEPLVDLGRSRLEMVLKVLDVDGAVRRVKGGWVGTGAAWEYDEPRYRRLDEARKREQQAMLDYQRTDDCRMAFLRRQLDDPDLAADERCGRCDNCTGARYSADVDAAAAEDTRRALMRPGVELAPRKQWPSGLGKLGLDLSGRIADGPESGRVIGRLTDLGWGARLRALLDGPDGEVPDDVAAAAVKVLAAWDWKVRPTAVMALDSDSHPVLISSLATRLAELGRLTDLGTLQYAPERRPVTAANSAYRVAALNGSWAPPAALGPGAGPVLLVDDMTDTGWTITMAARVLRAAGATAVLPFALAGTA